In one Streptomyces marincola genomic region, the following are encoded:
- a CDS encoding Fur family transcriptional regulator produces MSDLLQRLRDRGWRLTAQRRVIAEVLGGEHVHYTADEVHARAAERLPEISRASVYNTLGELVALGEIVEVTTDGRAKRYDPNAHHPHQHLICSGCGAMRDVRLAGDPMAALPEDERFGFTVSEVTVTYYGRCPDCGARA; encoded by the coding sequence ATGAGTGACCTGCTTCAGCGACTCCGGGACCGCGGCTGGCGGCTCACCGCGCAGCGGCGAGTCATCGCCGAGGTGCTGGGTGGCGAGCATGTGCACTACACGGCGGACGAGGTGCACGCCCGTGCCGCCGAACGCCTGCCCGAGATCTCCAGGGCCTCCGTCTACAACACGCTGGGCGAGCTGGTGGCCCTCGGTGAGATCGTCGAGGTGACCACCGACGGCCGCGCCAAGCGCTACGACCCGAACGCGCACCACCCGCACCAGCACCTGATCTGCTCCGGCTGCGGCGCCATGCGCGACGTGCGGCTGGCCGGGGACCCGATGGCGGCGCTGCCCGAGGACGAGCGGTTCGGGTTCACCGTTTCCGAGGTGACCGTCACCTACTACGGGCGCTGCCCCGACTGCGGTGCCAGGGCCTGA
- a CDS encoding acyl-CoA thioesterase: protein MHATLQYLLDLLDLEPIEQDIFRGESHASVIPRVFGGQVAAQALVAACRTVPDDRLPHSLHSYFLRPGDPGARIVYTVDRIRDGRSFATRRVVAVQHGQAIFTLSASFARPEEGLEHQEPMPDAPDPESLPPAEELLPRYADLFVDPGVVDLLLQARQAIDLRYVNEPPFGTAGSPREPRAQVWFKLNGELTGKQDNPVAHLCIGTYVSDMTLLDSVLLAHGRGGWMTGDTVGASLDHAMWFHRPFRVDEWLLYDTDSPTSQSARGLARGRMFTRDGRLAVSVIQEGLMRVPR, encoded by the coding sequence ATGCACGCTACTCTCCAGTATCTGCTCGATCTGCTCGACCTTGAGCCGATCGAACAGGACATCTTCCGCGGTGAAAGCCACGCGTCCGTCATCCCCCGGGTCTTCGGCGGCCAGGTCGCCGCGCAGGCGCTGGTCGCGGCCTGCCGCACCGTGCCGGACGACCGGCTCCCGCACTCACTGCACTCCTACTTCCTGCGGCCCGGCGATCCGGGCGCGCGCATCGTCTACACCGTGGACCGCATCAGGGACGGCAGGTCGTTCGCCACGCGCCGGGTGGTGGCCGTTCAGCACGGGCAGGCCATCTTCACCCTCTCGGCGTCGTTCGCGAGGCCGGAGGAAGGGCTCGAACACCAGGAGCCGATGCCCGACGCGCCCGACCCCGAGAGCCTGCCGCCCGCCGAGGAGCTGCTGCCCAGGTACGCCGACCTGTTCGTGGACCCCGGAGTGGTGGACCTGCTGCTCCAGGCCAGGCAGGCCATCGACCTGCGGTACGTCAACGAGCCGCCGTTCGGCACGGCGGGCAGCCCGCGCGAGCCGCGCGCACAGGTGTGGTTCAAGCTGAACGGCGAGCTGACGGGCAAGCAGGACAACCCCGTCGCCCACCTGTGCATCGGCACCTACGTCTCGGACATGACGCTGCTCGACTCGGTGCTGCTCGCCCATGGCAGGGGCGGCTGGATGACGGGCGACACCGTGGGCGCGAGCCTGGACCACGCGATGTGGTTCCACCGGCCGTTCCGCGTGGACGAGTGGCTGCTGTACGACACGGACTCCCCGACGTCGCAGTCGGCGCGGGGCCTGGCGCGCGGCCGGATGTTCACCCGGGACGGCCGGCTGGCCGTGTCCGTGATCCAGGAGGGTCTGATGCGCGTGCCGCGCTGA
- a CDS encoding GNAT family N-acetyltransferase, which produces MRNGRRPRALDPLLPRALPLPPPAPGDTPLHVPGAEGVHRRTRPDLDTFDATWSAAERHELYARPTGPDRAGALDALLTAWRERLPGWPPPGDAEAVFTWPSRDTELTPVLLAHGMGPRRVAAVRPAGRPVPGPRRGPGTSVRPLGPGDVDAAAALWLDGLRWDARFGACVIRRSSARNVRALLARALGWVAEDSGTVVGVVAVEDPGRTAWAARLATARHPGYLTALAVDRARRGAGIGTALVRTAHAALEEAGCTLTVLHYAALSPLSGPFWHRCGYRPLWTTWAATGSRVQVSAARASDPPGSRTRPAGRPG; this is translated from the coding sequence ATGAGGAACGGCCGGCGCCCGCGGGCGCTGGACCCGCTGCTCCCCCGCGCCCTGCCGCTGCCGCCGCCCGCGCCGGGCGACACGCCGCTCCACGTGCCGGGCGCCGAGGGCGTCCACCGGCGCACGCGCCCCGACCTCGACACGTTCGACGCCACGTGGTCCGCCGCGGAGCGGCACGAGCTGTACGCGCGGCCGACCGGCCCGGACCGCGCCGGCGCGCTGGACGCGCTGCTCACCGCCTGGCGCGAACGCCTGCCGGGCTGGCCGCCGCCGGGGGACGCGGAGGCCGTGTTCACCTGGCCGAGCCGCGACACCGAGCTGACCCCCGTGCTCCTGGCCCACGGCATGGGCCCGCGGCGCGTCGCCGCGGTCCGCCCGGCGGGCCGCCCCGTCCCCGGGCCGCGGCGCGGCCCGGGGACGAGCGTCCGGCCGCTCGGCCCCGGCGATGTCGACGCCGCCGCCGCGCTGTGGCTCGACGGTCTGCGCTGGGACGCCAGGTTCGGCGCGTGCGTGATCCGCCGCTCCTCGGCGCGCAACGTCCGCGCCCTGCTGGCCCGCGCGCTCGGCTGGGTCGCCGAGGACAGCGGAACGGTCGTCGGCGTCGTCGCGGTCGAGGACCCGGGCCGCACCGCGTGGGCGGCGCGGCTGGCGACCGCGCGGCACCCCGGCTACCTGACGGCGCTCGCGGTGGACCGGGCCAGACGCGGCGCCGGCATCGGGACCGCGCTGGTGCGCACCGCCCACGCGGCGCTCGAAGAGGCCGGCTGCACCCTGACGGTGCTGCACTACGCCGCGCTCAGCCCGCTGTCAGGACCGTTCTGGCACCGCTGCGGATACCGCCCGCTGTGGACGACGTGGGCGGCGACGGGCTCCCGCGTCCAGGTCAGCGCGGCACGCGCATCAGACCCTCCTGGATCACGGACACGGCCAGCCGGCCGTCCCGGGTGA
- a CDS encoding phosphatase, translating to MPTTAAPSRPDLIAHLIATRIAGQVATPRENNLAHYRELANGNRYFWLGLELGDRWKDEQDVLAVMAERCGVDGDPEHRQGQDTIDPELTVDGLDRAAALLRGAAAGGLRVLVATGHPGGLLDVHARTAAALAAAGCDLVRVPIGLAADQGVVTQMADVAVWERGASLWHTHSPQPMAEILDALVRDGEALPDLVVADHGWAGCAAQRGIDTIGYADCNDPALFIGETEGTLSVCVPLDDHVTNARHYEPMTAYLLHAAGLARG from the coding sequence ATGCCGACGACCGCCGCCCCGTCCCGACCGGATCTGATCGCCCACCTCATCGCCACCCGGATCGCCGGCCAGGTCGCCACCCCCCGCGAGAACAACCTCGCGCACTACCGGGAGCTGGCGAACGGGAACCGGTACTTCTGGCTCGGCCTCGAACTCGGCGACCGGTGGAAGGACGAGCAGGACGTGCTCGCGGTCATGGCGGAGCGGTGCGGCGTCGACGGGGACCCGGAGCACCGGCAGGGGCAGGACACCATCGACCCGGAGCTGACCGTCGACGGCCTCGACCGCGCCGCGGCGCTGCTGCGCGGGGCCGCGGCCGGCGGCCTGCGCGTCCTGGTGGCGACGGGCCACCCCGGCGGCCTGCTCGACGTGCACGCCCGCACCGCGGCGGCGCTGGCCGCCGCCGGCTGCGACCTGGTCCGCGTGCCCATCGGCCTGGCGGCCGACCAGGGGGTCGTCACGCAGATGGCGGACGTCGCCGTGTGGGAGCGCGGCGCCTCGCTGTGGCACACGCACTCCCCGCAGCCGATGGCGGAGATACTCGACGCCCTCGTCAGGGACGGCGAGGCGCTGCCCGACCTGGTGGTCGCCGACCACGGCTGGGCCGGCTGCGCCGCCCAGCGGGGCATCGACACGATCGGCTACGCGGACTGCAACGACCCGGCCCTCTTCATCGGCGAGACCGAGGGCACGCTCTCGGTCTGCGTGCCGCTGGACGACCACGTCACCAACGCGCGCCACTACGAGCCCATGACCGCCTACCTGCTGCACGCCGCCGGGCTGGCCCGCGGATGA
- a CDS encoding SpoIIE family protein phosphatase: MAESQPVDPGALRAAFEGMGAGLILTDRDGMIEAVNPHAELLLGRPGRTVVGRDFHELLHRRADGSLGPRAECPLWAVVEEERIARVETDSFLRGDGSLLPVSWWGAPVMADGEATGVATLFGGVDEQDEARNHQAAHLAAMEDLAQRLALVQEITDVLTQTLEAEEALNRLGRLLVPRLGEWVTVDLREGEEDVRRVAVVGPQGRAGDEDSGYGQSTRIPESASTVLVRVLRRNEALLMSRAEIAAPPESPGAIVHGFLHTLGAVSAAVVPLSTPRQVVGALTVARTDPERPFREDELPLIRDIGRRAGLAIDNARLFERQRDIAAMMQRHLLPALPDIEPLRLAARYQPAPRGSQVGGDWYDALVLPDGATALAVGDVVGHDLTAAAGMAQLRNMLRVLAWDRPEPPSAIMGRLDDAMSDTTDVPMATLLLARIEPAEDAAPGVCWQMCWTSAGHPPPLLVTDDGHAHYLDQGQDLLLGVLQETHVARRDGVEPLPPGSTVLLYTDGLVELSDSDLDSGLNRLRRHAIALAGSPPDEFCAQLLSRMPPGGSDDIVLLALRVPDSG; the protein is encoded by the coding sequence ATGGCAGAGTCCCAGCCGGTGGACCCGGGGGCGTTGCGCGCCGCCTTCGAGGGAATGGGCGCCGGGCTCATCCTCACGGACCGGGACGGAATGATCGAGGCGGTCAACCCGCACGCCGAGCTGCTCCTGGGCCGCCCGGGCCGCACGGTCGTCGGCCGCGACTTCCACGAACTCCTGCACCGCAGGGCGGACGGGTCGCTCGGGCCGCGCGCGGAGTGCCCGCTGTGGGCCGTGGTCGAGGAGGAGCGGATCGCGCGGGTGGAGACCGACAGCTTCCTGCGGGGCGACGGCAGCCTGCTGCCGGTCAGCTGGTGGGGTGCCCCGGTGATGGCGGACGGCGAGGCCACCGGGGTGGCGACGCTGTTCGGCGGGGTCGACGAGCAGGACGAGGCGCGCAACCACCAGGCCGCCCACCTGGCCGCGATGGAGGACCTGGCCCAGCGACTGGCCCTGGTGCAGGAGATCACGGACGTGCTGACCCAGACGCTGGAGGCCGAGGAGGCGCTGAACCGCCTCGGGCGGCTCCTGGTGCCGCGGCTCGGCGAGTGGGTGACGGTCGACCTGCGCGAGGGCGAGGAGGACGTGCGGCGGGTCGCCGTCGTGGGCCCGCAGGGGCGCGCGGGCGACGAGGACAGCGGCTACGGCCAGTCGACGCGCATCCCGGAGTCGGCGAGCACCGTGCTGGTGCGCGTGCTGCGCAGGAACGAGGCGCTGCTGATGTCGCGCGCCGAGATCGCCGCGCCGCCCGAGAGCCCGGGGGCGATCGTGCACGGCTTCCTGCACACCCTGGGGGCGGTGTCGGCGGCCGTGGTGCCGCTGAGCACGCCGCGCCAGGTGGTCGGGGCCCTCACGGTGGCCCGCACCGATCCCGAACGGCCGTTCCGCGAGGACGAGTTGCCCCTGATCCGCGACATCGGCCGGCGCGCGGGGCTCGCCATCGACAACGCCCGGCTGTTCGAGCGCCAGCGGGACATCGCCGCGATGATGCAACGGCACCTGCTGCCCGCGCTGCCCGACATCGAGCCGCTGCGGCTGGCCGCCCGCTACCAGCCGGCGCCGCGCGGTTCCCAGGTCGGCGGCGACTGGTACGACGCGCTGGTGCTGCCCGACGGCGCGACCGCGCTGGCCGTCGGCGACGTCGTGGGGCACGACCTCACGGCCGCCGCGGGCATGGCCCAGTTGCGCAACATGCTGCGCGTCCTGGCGTGGGACCGCCCCGAGCCGCCGAGCGCCATCATGGGCCGCCTCGACGACGCGATGTCGGACACCACGGACGTGCCGATGGCCACGCTGCTGCTGGCCCGCATCGAGCCGGCGGAGGACGCCGCGCCCGGCGTGTGCTGGCAGATGTGCTGGACCAGCGCCGGCCACCCGCCGCCGCTGCTCGTCACGGACGACGGGCACGCCCACTACCTGGACCAGGGGCAGGACCTGCTGCTCGGCGTGCTCCAGGAGACGCACGTCGCCCGCCGCGACGGGGTGGAGCCGCTGCCGCCCGGGTCGACCGTGCTGCTGTACACCGACGGGCTGGTCGAGTTGTCCGACAGCGACCTGGACTCCGGCCTGAACCGGCTGCGCCGCCACGCCATCGCGCTGGCCGGCAGCCCGCCGGACGAGTTCTGCGCCCAACTGCTCTCGCGGATGCCGCCCGGCGGGTCGGACGACATCGTGCTGCTCGCCCTGCGCGTGCCCGACAGCGGCTGA